A single region of the Kineosporia corallincola genome encodes:
- a CDS encoding cobalt-precorrin-6A reductase: protein MAQRRVLVLGGTGEGRGLASGLTAQGIAVTSSLAGRVSSPRLPEGEVRVGGFGGVEGLTEYLTAQGFSAVVDATHPFAARITANAAAACRATGTPLLVLHRPPWQPQPGDRWTSAPDIPGAAALLEATPATTRVLLTTGRQETRAFAPLPQHFWLRAVEPPDGPLPEHCRIILDRGPFTLDAERKLLHENRIDVLVTKNSGGPMTAAKLAAAREAGVGVIMVERPPLPPGVPTVSAVESALSWLRDLPGQR, encoded by the coding sequence ATGGCACAGCGCCGGGTGCTGGTGCTGGGCGGGACCGGTGAGGGCCGGGGCCTGGCGTCCGGCCTGACCGCCCAGGGCATCGCGGTGACCTCGTCGCTCGCCGGGCGGGTCTCGTCGCCGCGCCTGCCCGAGGGCGAGGTGCGGGTCGGCGGCTTCGGCGGCGTCGAGGGCCTGACCGAATACCTCACCGCACAAGGGTTCTCGGCCGTGGTCGACGCGACCCACCCGTTCGCCGCCCGGATCACCGCGAACGCGGCGGCGGCCTGCCGGGCCACCGGAACGCCGTTACTCGTGCTGCACCGACCGCCGTGGCAGCCGCAGCCCGGCGACCGGTGGACGAGCGCCCCCGACATTCCGGGCGCCGCAGCACTTCTCGAAGCAACCCCAGCAACGACCCGGGTACTGCTCACCACCGGCCGACAGGAGACGCGGGCGTTCGCCCCCCTCCCCCAGCACTTCTGGCTGCGCGCGGTGGAGCCGCCGGACGGGCCGCTGCCGGAGCACTGCCGGATCATCCTCGACCGCGGCCCGTTCACCCTCGACGCGGAGCGGAAACTGTTGCACGAGAACCGGATCGACGTGCTGGTGACCAAGAACAGCGGCGGCCCGATGACCGCGGCCAAGCTCGCCGCAGCCCGGGAGGCGGGCGTCGGGGTGATCATGGTCGAGCGGCCGCCCCTCCCGCCCGGCGTCCCGACCGTGAGCGCCGTCGAGAGCGCTCTGTCCTGGCTGCGCGACCTCCCCGGACAACGTTGA
- the cobF gene encoding precorrin-6A synthase (deacetylating), with amino-acid sequence MRKVLIIGVGAGDPDYVTVQAIKALNQVDAFFLIDKGSAKDDLVQLRRDICERHITGHAYRFVQATDPERDRTAQAYGDAVKDWHHRRAEIFEQMIATELDDDGVGAILVWGDPSLYDGTIRIVEELIARGNVAFEYDVIPGVSSLHALTARHRIPLNRIGEPIHITPGRLLADGLPAGQDNVVVMLDGDCAFRHVTDPDVDIYWGAYLGTKDEILFSGPVVEVGPQIERARAEARARKGWVMDTYLLRRRRG; translated from the coding sequence ATGCGCAAAGTACTGATCATCGGGGTGGGTGCCGGCGACCCGGACTACGTCACCGTGCAGGCCATCAAAGCGCTCAACCAGGTCGACGCCTTCTTCCTGATCGACAAGGGCAGCGCCAAGGACGACCTGGTGCAGCTCCGCCGCGACATCTGCGAGCGCCACATCACCGGCCACGCCTACCGTTTCGTGCAGGCGACGGATCCGGAGCGCGACCGCACCGCCCAGGCCTACGGGGACGCGGTCAAGGACTGGCACCACCGCCGGGCGGAGATCTTCGAGCAGATGATCGCCACGGAACTGGACGACGACGGGGTGGGCGCGATCCTGGTCTGGGGCGACCCGTCGCTCTACGACGGCACCATCCGCATCGTCGAGGAGCTGATCGCCCGCGGCAACGTGGCGTTCGAGTACGACGTGATCCCGGGCGTGAGCAGTCTTCACGCCCTCACCGCCCGGCACCGGATCCCGCTCAACCGGATCGGCGAGCCGATCCACATCACCCCCGGCCGGCTACTGGCCGACGGCCTGCCCGCCGGGCAGGACAACGTGGTGGTGATGCTCGACGGCGACTGCGCCTTCCGCCACGTCACCGACCCGGACGTGGACATCTACTGGGGCGCGTACCTGGGCACGAAGGACGAGATCCTGTTCAGCGGGCCGGTGGTCGAGGTCGGGCCGCAGATCGAGCGGGCCCGGGCCGAGGCGAGGGCCCGCAAGGGCTGGGTGATGGACACCTACCTGCTGCGCCGCCGCCGGGGCTGA
- a CDS encoding DUF2505 family protein: protein MSAQFDLGWVYGVSPMVTFRMMTRLEHLNEKAKQLGYQDFHVLELRERAGVFRHVAERQAADLMPARRFFGGKSMATESLIWQPSAWNGARTGEYKVELSAAPQVTIDGQLTLEPAGTVGTKFSISVQIETYGRLGRKGGPEVAESLSRRLEEEHQFRLQWLERQVPYGM from the coding sequence ATGTCAGCGCAGTTCGATCTGGGCTGGGTCTACGGGGTCTCACCGATGGTGACGTTCCGGATGATGACCCGGCTGGAACATCTTAATGAGAAGGCGAAACAGCTGGGCTACCAGGACTTCCACGTCCTGGAGCTGAGGGAGCGCGCGGGCGTCTTCCGGCATGTCGCCGAACGTCAGGCCGCGGACCTCATGCCCGCGCGCCGATTCTTCGGTGGCAAGTCGATGGCGACCGAGTCGCTGATCTGGCAGCCGTCCGCCTGGAACGGTGCGCGCACCGGTGAGTACAAGGTCGAACTATCGGCGGCACCCCAGGTGACCATCGACGGCCAGCTGACCCTCGAGCCGGCGGGCACCGTGGGCACGAAGTTCTCGATCTCGGTGCAGATCGAGACCTACGGGCGGCTGGGACGCAAGGGTGGCCCGGAGGTCGCCGAGTCGCTGAGCCGGCGTCTGGAGGAGGAACACCAGTTCCGGCTCCAGTGGCTGGAGCGACAGGTGCCGTACGGAATGTAG
- the cobM gene encoding precorrin-4 C(11)-methyltransferase translates to MTVHFIGAGPGAADLLTIRGLRVLQKSPVCLYAGSLVPRELLAECPPGARLVDTAGLDLDQIVAELLSAHQAGDDVARLHSGDPSVFSAVAEQMRRLDGLGVPYEIVPGVPAFAAAAAALKREFTMPGVGQSVILTRIARRATAMPEGQDLKSLAQSRSTLVLHLAVQEIDDVVATLRPVYGTDGPVAVVARASRDDEQILRGTLATIAGQVREAGIRRTAVIVVGPVLTASEFPDSHLYSTERCRH, encoded by the coding sequence ATGACCGTTCATTTCATCGGTGCCGGGCCGGGCGCCGCCGACCTGCTGACGATCCGCGGGCTGCGGGTCCTCCAGAAGAGCCCGGTCTGCCTGTACGCCGGCTCGCTGGTGCCGAGGGAACTGCTGGCCGAATGCCCGCCGGGCGCGCGGCTCGTCGACACCGCCGGCCTCGACCTCGACCAGATCGTCGCCGAGCTGCTGAGCGCCCACCAGGCCGGTGACGACGTGGCCCGGCTGCACTCCGGCGACCCGTCGGTGTTCAGCGCGGTGGCCGAGCAGATGCGGCGACTCGACGGCCTCGGCGTCCCTTACGAGATCGTGCCCGGCGTACCGGCTTTCGCGGCCGCGGCCGCGGCCCTGAAGCGCGAGTTCACGATGCCGGGGGTGGGCCAGTCGGTGATCCTGACCCGGATCGCCCGCCGCGCCACCGCCATGCCCGAGGGGCAGGACCTGAAAAGCCTGGCACAGAGCCGGTCCACACTGGTGCTGCATCTCGCGGTCCAGGAGATCGACGACGTGGTGGCCACTCTCAGGCCGGTCTACGGCACCGACGGCCCGGTCGCGGTGGTGGCGCGGGCCAGCCGCGACGACGAGCAGATCCTGCGCGGCACCCTGGCCACCATCGCCGGGCAGGTGCGCGAGGCCGGGATCCGGCGCACCGCGGTGATCGTGGTCGGCCCGGTGCTGACCGCGAGCGAGTTCCCCGACAGCCACCTCTACTCCACCGAAAGGTGCCGGCACTGA
- a CDS encoding ABC transporter substrate-binding protein, with protein sequence MSPSMRGGRRLVALAAVAGLALTMAACGSDDDEGGTGSDEQITLKVSTFGTFGYDALYKEYEASHPNIKIVESNEGDLGKYTNALTQRIAAGSGAGDVVAIEEGAIIQFLQAPDKFVNFQDEGFNELKGNWLDWKNAQATTADGKTTIGLGTDVGGLAMCYRSDLFKEAGLPTDRDEVSALWPTWDEYIATGKKFLEGTKGDAKFVDSATNTYNSILMQDAGNTTGYTYFDRDNKLVFDTNPAVKSAWDTTNKVLDAGLSANLKSFTTEWNAAFKGGDFATIACPAWMTANIKGQAGDAGEGKWDIATVPGGSGSWGGSFLAVPTQSKHQEAAVELAKFLSSPEGQLSAFNEAGNLPSSPQDFEDPALKDFKNEYFSDAPVADIFVQGAKSLKPVYLGAKNQAVRDAIENDLRSVEQGQRTSEEGWQQAIQSAKAAAGV encoded by the coding sequence ATGAGCCCCTCCATGCGCGGCGGCCGGCGTTTGGTCGCCCTGGCCGCGGTAGCAGGACTCGCGCTCACCATGGCCGCTTGCGGCAGTGACGACGATGAGGGTGGCACCGGCTCCGACGAGCAGATCACGCTCAAGGTGTCCACCTTCGGCACGTTCGGCTACGACGCCCTCTACAAGGAGTACGAGGCGTCGCACCCGAACATCAAGATCGTCGAGTCCAACGAGGGTGACCTGGGCAAGTACACCAATGCGCTGACCCAGCGCATCGCCGCGGGCAGCGGCGCCGGTGACGTGGTCGCGATCGAGGAAGGCGCGATCATCCAGTTCCTCCAGGCGCCGGACAAGTTCGTGAACTTCCAGGACGAGGGCTTCAACGAGCTCAAGGGCAACTGGCTGGACTGGAAGAACGCCCAGGCCACCACCGCCGACGGCAAGACCACGATCGGGCTCGGCACCGACGTCGGTGGCCTGGCCATGTGCTACCGCAGCGACCTGTTCAAGGAGGCCGGCCTGCCGACCGACCGCGACGAGGTCTCCGCCCTCTGGCCCACCTGGGACGAGTACATCGCCACCGGGAAGAAGTTCCTGGAGGGCACGAAGGGCGACGCCAAGTTCGTCGACTCGGCCACGAACACCTACAACTCGATCCTCATGCAGGATGCCGGTAACACCACCGGCTACACGTATTTCGATCGGGACAACAAGCTGGTGTTCGACACCAACCCGGCCGTCAAGAGCGCCTGGGACACCACCAACAAGGTACTCGACGCCGGTCTGTCGGCCAACCTGAAGAGCTTCACCACCGAGTGGAACGCGGCCTTCAAGGGCGGCGACTTCGCCACCATCGCCTGCCCCGCCTGGATGACCGCGAACATCAAGGGCCAGGCCGGCGACGCCGGTGAGGGCAAGTGGGACATCGCCACGGTGCCCGGCGGCAGCGGCAGCTGGGGCGGCTCGTTCCTCGCCGTGCCCACCCAGAGCAAGCACCAGGAGGCGGCCGTCGAACTGGCCAAGTTCCTGAGCAGCCCGGAGGGCCAGCTGTCGGCGTTCAACGAGGCGGGCAACCTGCCGTCCTCGCCGCAGGACTTCGAGGACCCGGCCCTGAAGGACTTCAAGAACGAGTACTTCAGCGACGCCCCGGTGGCGGACATCTTCGTCCAGGGCGCCAAGAGCCTGAAGCCGGTCTACCTGGGCGCGAAGAACCAGGCCGTGCGTGACGCGATCGAGAACGACCTGCGATCGGTCGAGCAGGGTCAGCGCACCTCCGAGGAAGGCTGGCAGCAGGCGATCCAGAGCGCCAAGGCCGCGGCGGGTGTCTGA
- a CDS encoding glycoside hydrolase family 13 protein — protein MTRNETGDNWYRSAVTYQLYIRSFADSDGDGLGDITGIRSRLPYLAALGVDAVWINPWYPSPQADGGYDVADYRDVHAPFGDLDQAKALIREAHAVGLKVLLDIVPNHTSDEHPWFAAALAGEPGARERYIFRPGTGDDGELPPNDWQSVFGGSAWQRVAGSADWYLHLFDVRQPDLNWDNPQVRAEFESVLRFWFDLGADGFRIDVAHGLIKDPALPNLNLPESELLDRVRGAGHPYWDRPGVLEVWQEWRRVGDSYDPPRVFVAEAWVESSARLAEYLRPERLHTAFDFELMRARWSARELRDTARASLEAHDSVGAPVMWTLSNHDVTRHVTRLGRAQRRTGAQADAHSWPEGPSDLELGTRRARAAILYVLALPGGVYLYQGEELGLPEIEDLPDELLQDPTWQRSGHTQRGRDGCRVPIPWARSGPSFGFGDGEGWLPQPPSWGELSVEAEQGDPGSMLSLYRQALRVRRELPQLGAGGGPLVWTGEEDQVLGLTRGQGFICMLNTGEVAVPLPPGRVVLSSLSVDGGLLPPDAAAWIVTG, from the coding sequence GTGACCAGAAACGAGACCGGCGACAACTGGTACCGATCCGCCGTCACCTATCAGCTGTACATCAGGTCGTTCGCCGACTCCGACGGCGACGGCCTGGGCGACATCACCGGGATCCGTTCCCGGCTGCCCTATCTGGCCGCGCTCGGGGTGGACGCGGTCTGGATCAACCCCTGGTACCCGTCGCCGCAGGCCGACGGCGGGTACGACGTCGCCGACTACCGCGACGTGCACGCCCCGTTCGGCGACCTGGACCAGGCGAAGGCGCTCATCCGGGAAGCCCACGCGGTTGGCCTGAAGGTTCTGCTCGACATCGTGCCGAACCACACCTCCGACGAGCACCCCTGGTTCGCGGCGGCGCTGGCCGGTGAGCCCGGCGCCCGCGAGCGCTACATATTCCGCCCGGGCACCGGTGACGACGGAGAGCTGCCGCCCAACGACTGGCAGTCGGTGTTCGGTGGCAGCGCCTGGCAGCGGGTGGCCGGTTCGGCCGACTGGTACCTGCACCTGTTCGACGTCCGGCAGCCCGACCTGAACTGGGACAACCCGCAGGTGCGCGCCGAGTTCGAGAGCGTGCTGCGGTTCTGGTTCGACCTCGGCGCCGACGGGTTCCGCATCGACGTGGCGCACGGCCTGATCAAAGACCCGGCACTGCCGAACCTGAACCTGCCCGAGAGCGAGCTGCTCGACCGGGTCCGGGGCGCGGGTCATCCCTACTGGGACCGGCCGGGCGTGCTGGAGGTCTGGCAGGAGTGGCGCCGGGTGGGCGATTCCTACGACCCGCCCAGGGTTTTCGTGGCCGAGGCCTGGGTGGAGAGCTCGGCCCGGCTGGCCGAGTACCTGCGCCCCGAGCGGCTGCACACCGCGTTCGACTTCGAGCTGATGCGCGCCCGGTGGAGTGCTCGCGAGCTGCGCGACACCGCCCGGGCGTCGCTGGAGGCGCACGACTCGGTCGGGGCGCCGGTGATGTGGACGCTCTCCAACCACGACGTCACCCGGCACGTCACCCGGCTCGGCCGCGCGCAGCGGCGCACCGGTGCGCAGGCCGACGCGCACAGCTGGCCCGAGGGGCCGTCCGACCTGGAGCTGGGCACCCGCCGCGCCCGCGCGGCCATTCTCTACGTGCTGGCGCTGCCCGGCGGCGTCTACCTCTACCAGGGCGAGGAGCTGGGGCTGCCGGAGATCGAGGACCTGCCCGACGAGCTGCTGCAAGACCCCACCTGGCAACGTTCGGGGCACACCCAGCGCGGGCGCGACGGCTGCCGGGTCCCGATCCCCTGGGCACGTTCGGGCCCGTCGTTCGGTTTCGGGGACGGCGAGGGCTGGCTGCCCCAGCCGCCGTCGTGGGGCGAGTTGTCGGTCGAGGCGGAGCAGGGCGATCCGGGGTCGATGCTGTCGCTGTACCGGCAGGCCCTGCGGGTGCGGCGGGAACTGCCCCAGCTCGGTGCCGGCGGCGGGCCGCTGGTCTGGACGGGTGAGGAGGACCAGGTGCTCGGGCTGACCCGGGGCCAGGGCTTCATCTGCATGCTGAACACAGGTGAGGTTGCGGTCCCGCTGCCGCCGGGCAGGGTGGTCCTGTCGAGCCTTTCCGTCGATGGGGGGCTGCTACCGCCCGACGCGGCAGCGTGGATCGTGACCGGCTGA
- the cbiE gene encoding precorrin-6y C5,15-methyltransferase (decarboxylating) subunit CbiE: protein MSTAPPLPPPERLTVAGIGADGWPGLADATRDVLLGADVVFGGDRQLDLLPDEVTARRVPWPSPLLRALPLLLVKTPGARKVVLASGDPTFFGIATTIARVAPGFDLTVLPHPSSVSLACARLGWAQQDTEVISLVGRPPATLTPSFSPGRRLLVLVPDETTPAVVAASLREHGFGPSELTALSNLGADDESRVSASAGEWPAEGYPEHAPRGSRALTVLAVLCRPGPAPIRLSRVPGLPDEAYENDGQLTKHHVRAVTLSVLAPEPGELLWDVGGGAGSIGIEWLRTHPACRAVSIERDPERALRIGRNAEMLGVPHLDVRVGSAPAELAGLPTPDAIFVGGGLTSPGLIDLCWEALAPGGRMVANVTTLESEMMLAQALDEYGGTLTRIEITRAAPIGRFTGWRPAMPVTQWAAWKGTV from the coding sequence GTGTCCACCGCTCCGCCGCTGCCCCCGCCCGAACGCCTGACCGTCGCGGGGATCGGGGCGGACGGATGGCCTGGGCTGGCCGACGCCACCCGCGACGTACTGCTCGGCGCCGACGTGGTGTTCGGCGGCGACCGTCAGCTGGACCTGCTGCCCGACGAGGTCACGGCCCGCCGGGTGCCCTGGCCCAGCCCCCTGCTGCGAGCGCTCCCGCTGCTGCTGGTGAAGACGCCCGGCGCCCGCAAGGTGGTGCTGGCCAGCGGCGATCCGACGTTCTTCGGCATCGCCACCACCATCGCCCGGGTCGCTCCCGGCTTCGACCTGACCGTGCTGCCCCACCCCTCCAGCGTGTCGCTGGCCTGTGCCCGGCTGGGCTGGGCGCAGCAGGACACCGAGGTGATCAGCCTGGTGGGCCGGCCTCCGGCCACGCTCACCCCCTCCTTCAGCCCGGGCCGCCGCCTGCTGGTGCTGGTACCCGACGAGACCACCCCCGCCGTGGTCGCCGCGTCGCTGCGCGAGCACGGTTTCGGGCCCAGCGAGCTGACGGCGCTGAGCAACCTCGGCGCCGACGACGAGTCGCGGGTCAGCGCGTCCGCCGGCGAATGGCCCGCCGAGGGCTACCCGGAGCATGCGCCGCGGGGATCGAGGGCGCTCACCGTGCTCGCCGTGCTCTGCCGTCCCGGGCCTGCCCCGATCCGGCTGTCCCGGGTGCCCGGGCTGCCCGACGAGGCCTACGAGAACGACGGCCAGCTGACGAAACACCATGTGCGCGCGGTCACTCTGTCCGTGCTCGCGCCGGAGCCGGGCGAACTGCTGTGGGACGTCGGGGGCGGCGCCGGGAGCATCGGGATCGAATGGCTCCGCACCCATCCGGCCTGCCGGGCCGTCAGCATCGAGCGGGATCCCGAGCGCGCGCTGCGGATCGGGCGCAACGCCGAGATGCTGGGTGTGCCCCACCTCGACGTGCGGGTCGGCTCCGCGCCCGCCGAGCTGGCCGGGTTGCCCACCCCCGACGCGATTTTCGTCGGCGGCGGGCTGACCTCGCCCGGCCTGATCGACCTGTGCTGGGAGGCCCTGGCCCCGGGCGGCCGGATGGTCGCGAACGTGACCACCCTGGAGTCGGAGATGATGCTGGCCCAGGCCCTGGACGAGTACGGCGGCACGCTGACCCGGATCGAAATCACCCGCGCCGCCCCGATCGGCCGGTTCACCGGCTGGCGGCCGGCGATGCCCGTCACCCAGTGGGCAGCTTGGAAAGGCACGGTATGA